Proteins encoded by one window of Ignavibacteriota bacterium:
- the rsmH gene encoding 16S rRNA (cytosine(1402)-N(4))-methyltransferase RsmH, with protein MLYHVPVMLNETTELLTKNNSGTYFDGTIGFGGHSSNFLKHLNNNAKIIATDKDIDAIKYCEKLFENDKRISIYNSSFSEIRNITLLEGIDGYDGIFADLGVSSFQFDNADSGFTYREEAILDLRMDKSKGEPAHKFINSAEAKEIADVIYKYGEEKNSRKIAKTIIEERKLNYLKSTTQLKEIIKKVLPERHLNKTLSRVFQALRIYVNNELEELKLFLEKSVELLNNEGRIVILSYHSLEDRIVKDFFKYEALSCICPPEVPVCVCGKKKRLEIITKKPLTAGESELKSNSRSRSAKLRVAQKI; from the coding sequence ATGTTGTATCATGTGCCGGTTATGTTGAATGAAACAACGGAACTCCTTACTAAAAATAACTCGGGCACATACTTTGACGGAACAATTGGTTTTGGCGGACATTCTTCAAATTTTCTTAAACATCTAAACAATAACGCAAAAATTATTGCAACGGATAAGGATATTGATGCAATAAAATACTGCGAAAAATTGTTTGAAAACGATAAAAGAATTTCAATTTATAATTCAAGCTTTTCGGAAATTAGAAACATAACACTTCTGGAAGGAATTGACGGTTACGACGGTATTTTTGCGGATCTAGGTGTTTCTTCTTTTCAATTTGATAATGCGGATTCCGGATTTACATATAGAGAAGAAGCAATTCTTGATTTGCGAATGGATAAATCGAAAGGTGAACCTGCACATAAATTTATCAATTCAGCGGAAGCAAAAGAAATTGCCGATGTTATTTATAAATATGGTGAAGAAAAGAATTCAAGAAAAATTGCAAAAACGATTATTGAAGAACGTAAACTGAATTATCTTAAATCAACGACACAATTGAAAGAAATTATTAAAAAGGTTTTACCGGAACGTCATTTAAATAAAACTTTATCAAGAGTTTTTCAAGCATTAAGAATTTACGTTAATAATGAACTTGAAGAACTTAAATTATTTTTAGAAAAATCGGTCGAACTTTTGAATAATGAAGGAAGGATTGTAATTCTGTCTTATCATTCTTTGGAAGATAGAATTGTTAAAGATTTTTTTAAGTACGAAGCTTTAAGCTGCATTTGTCCACCTGAAGTTCCGGTTTGTGTTTGCGGAAAGAAAAAAAGACTGGAAATAATTACCAAAAAACCATTAACCGCGGGTGAAAGTGAATTAAAAAGTAATTCAAGATCAAGGAGCGCAAAATTAAGAGTAGCACAGAAAATATAA
- a CDS encoding PASTA domain-containing protein: MNNTRALIISFFVLIAFIGLVVKLFYVQVGQHTAYKAKADQQQNSIHTVKAERGIIFDRNKEIMAYTKDDVSLFADARMLNKRPKNKLKVAKELAKIFNTDENKYLKMISGSKGNICLERKIPKDKSLLLNNFIVDGFFKVEDYTRVYPYKNITSHILGYVDKQSEGLAGLEKLFNQRLKGEDGELHIENDAIGHTVSINYDESVAPVPGYSFMLTIDKVYQKILVTELTEGVKLYNAKSGIGIIANPQTGEILAMANVPDYDPNEYNKFDDFARRNRALTDTYEPGSTMKSVVLSILLNDNIVNENDLINTENGRYKIRGALISDTHEFSSLTVRGVLEQSSNIGMVKLSEKIDNNDFYKGLRDFGFGNLTSIDMLGETRGNLKKPNQFSKISKAFMAHGYEISVTPIQMVMAYSAIINGGNLYQPYILKKIISPNGSVDEEFEPNKIRNVISEETSQKMKDIMLGVVEKGTGSNARQDNIYVGGKTGTAQKLVNGRYSSWEYNSSFIGFFPVENPKVICFILLDAPQVGRYGGQAAAPIFKNITTKILETDFSIPRNKNKIERNELMQNLMAEVNISDERDEQISFANVSNVKTEKKIDTKINKSVMPNLTNKTIREAVSILSGLNIKYSIEGYGRIVSQTVKPGSRISSKTECKLTGSTSNAGND; encoded by the coding sequence ATGAATAACACGCGGGCATTGATAATATCATTTTTTGTACTAATCGCATTTATTGGATTGGTTGTAAAACTGTTTTATGTTCAAGTCGGGCAGCATACTGCTTATAAAGCAAAAGCCGATCAGCAGCAAAACAGTATTCATACAGTTAAAGCTGAACGCGGAATTATTTTCGATAGAAATAAAGAAATTATGGCTTATACAAAAGACGACGTTTCTTTATTTGCCGACGCAAGAATGCTGAATAAAAGACCAAAGAACAAACTTAAAGTTGCAAAAGAATTAGCTAAAATTTTCAATACAGATGAAAATAAATATCTCAAAATGATTAGCGGCAGTAAAGGAAATATTTGTCTTGAAAGAAAAATTCCAAAAGACAAATCACTGTTGTTAAATAATTTTATTGTTGATGGTTTTTTTAAGGTTGAAGATTATACAAGAGTATATCCGTATAAAAATATAACCTCGCATATTTTGGGATATGTCGATAAACAATCTGAGGGACTTGCCGGACTTGAAAAGTTATTTAACCAAAGGCTTAAAGGCGAGGATGGTGAACTTCATATTGAAAATGATGCAATAGGACATACTGTTTCCATAAATTACGATGAATCAGTTGCGCCAGTTCCCGGCTATTCATTTATGCTAACAATAGATAAAGTGTACCAGAAAATTTTAGTTACCGAACTTACAGAAGGTGTTAAACTCTATAATGCTAAATCGGGAATTGGAATAATTGCAAATCCGCAAACCGGAGAAATTCTTGCAATGGCGAATGTTCCGGATTATGATCCGAATGAATATAATAAATTTGATGACTTTGCAAGAAGAAATAGGGCTTTAACGGATACATACGAGCCTGGCTCTACAATGAAATCAGTAGTATTGTCAATTCTGCTTAATGATAATATTGTAAACGAAAATGATCTGATTAATACAGAAAATGGAAGATATAAAATAAGAGGAGCCTTGATAAGCGATACTCATGAATTTTCTTCGCTAACTGTTAGAGGTGTTCTCGAACAATCAAGTAATATTGGAATGGTTAAATTAAGTGAAAAAATTGATAACAACGATTTCTATAAAGGATTGCGTGACTTCGGTTTTGGAAATTTAACGTCCATAGATATGCTTGGAGAAACAAGAGGAAATTTAAAGAAGCCCAATCAATTCTCAAAAATTAGCAAAGCATTTATGGCTCACGGATACGAAATTTCTGTTACACCGATTCAAATGGTTATGGCATATTCCGCAATTATAAATGGAGGAAATTTATATCAGCCGTATATTCTTAAAAAAATAATATCACCAAATGGTTCCGTAGACGAAGAGTTTGAACCGAATAAAATTAGAAATGTTATAAGTGAAGAAACGTCTCAGAAAATGAAAGATATTATGCTTGGCGTAGTTGAAAAAGGAACAGGATCAAATGCGAGACAAGATAATATTTATGTTGGCGGAAAGACCGGAACGGCGCAAAAACTAGTTAATGGAAGATATTCAAGTTGGGAATATAATTCATCTTTTATCGGATTTTTCCCGGTTGAAAATCCTAAAGTGATATGTTTTATTCTACTCGATGCTCCGCAAGTAGGAAGATACGGCGGACAAGCAGCAGCGCCGATTTTCAAGAATATAACAACTAAAATACTTGAAACTGATTTCTCAATTCCAAGGAATAAAAATAAAATTGAACGAAATGAACTAATGCAGAATTTAATGGCAGAAGTAAATATTTCGGATGAAAGAGATGAACAAATTTCATTTGCAAATGTTTCCAATGTAAAAACTGAGAAAAAAATTGATACAAAAATTAATAAATCTGTGATGCCCAATTTAACAAATAAGACTATCAGAGAAGCGGTATCTATTCTGAGCGGATTGAATATAAAATATTCAATTGAAGGTTATGGTAGAATTGTAAGTCAAACCGTAAAGCCAGGAAGTAGGATTTCATCAAAGACCGAATGTAAATTGACGGGTTCAACTTCAAACGCGGGGAATGACTAA
- a CDS encoding UDP-N-acetylmuramoyl-L-alanyl-D-glutamate--2,6-diaminopimelate ligase, giving the protein MLLSKILNNLPVIQVIGNSNEIDINKISIDSRTTAKGSVFIALKGLKTDGHKYIQQAVSNGVSAIVVDEENSNIDRLLASNNIVKILVNNSRTALSQFSKTLFDDPSSKLNLIGITGTKGKTTTSYYLKNILESSGQKTGLIGTNKNMIGDKDIPTKYTTPESHVLNELMSNMVNEDCVNCVMEVSSHAVEMERVSNLDFNIGVFTNITSDHLDYHKTFENYLNAKKKFFTSLKKDAFIIYNKDDENSGILLSESEAEKVSYSLNLTSDLKINELEYDLDGTKFDLTFRNKNYSVITKLIGKFNAYNAVAAIGAALYSNVPIEKSIDGIYSTIQVPGRFEVISSKNKKVIVDYSHTADSLQQALEAIHHIVKNDRPIYTVFGCGGDRDKTKRPIMGKIAVENSKFVFITSDNPRSEDPYDIIKDITSNINTKNFKVIEDRETAIKSAINESEENAVILIAGKGHENYQEISGVRNYFSDKETAEKYL; this is encoded by the coding sequence ATGTTATTAAGTAAGATTTTAAATAATCTTCCGGTCATTCAGGTAATTGGTAACTCAAATGAAATTGATATAAATAAAATTTCAATTGATTCCAGAACAACCGCTAAAGGTTCGGTGTTTATTGCGTTAAAAGGATTGAAAACGGACGGACATAAGTATATTCAACAGGCTGTCAGTAATGGTGTTTCTGCAATTGTTGTAGATGAAGAAAATTCAAATATCGACAGATTATTGGCGAGCAATAATATTGTTAAAATTCTTGTAAATAATTCAAGAACCGCATTATCGCAGTTCTCAAAAACTTTGTTTGATGATCCTTCATCAAAATTGAACCTTATTGGAATAACAGGGACCAAAGGCAAAACGACAACATCATATTATTTAAAGAATATTTTAGAAAGTTCGGGACAAAAAACAGGTTTAATCGGAACGAACAAAAATATGATTGGCGATAAAGATATTCCAACAAAATATACAACGCCGGAATCACATGTTTTAAATGAATTAATGTCCAATATGGTCAATGAAGATTGTGTCAATTGCGTTATGGAAGTCTCTTCTCACGCGGTTGAAATGGAAAGAGTTTCAAATCTTGATTTTAATATTGGCGTGTTTACAAACATTACTTCAGATCATTTAGATTATCATAAAACTTTTGAAAATTATCTAAACGCAAAAAAGAAATTTTTTACATCATTAAAAAAAGACGCGTTCATTATTTATAATAAAGACGATGAAAACAGCGGAATATTGCTGTCTGAATCAGAAGCGGAAAAAGTCTCATACTCATTGAACTTAACTTCCGACTTAAAAATTAATGAACTGGAATATGATCTTGATGGTACAAAATTCGATTTAACATTTCGGAATAAAAATTACTCAGTAATAACCAAATTGATTGGAAAGTTTAATGCCTATAACGCAGTTGCCGCAATAGGAGCAGCATTATATTCAAATGTGCCGATAGAAAAATCAATTGATGGAATTTACTCTACAATTCAAGTTCCGGGCAGATTTGAAGTCATTTCTTCAAAAAATAAAAAAGTGATAGTTGACTATTCTCATACTGCGGATAGTTTGCAGCAAGCGCTTGAAGCAATACATCATATTGTTAAAAATGATAGACCAATTTATACTGTTTTCGGCTGCGGCGGAGATAGAGACAAAACAAAAAGACCAATTATGGGGAAAATTGCCGTTGAAAACAGCAAATTTGTCTTTATAACTTCAGATAATCCGCGTTCGGAAGATCCGTACGATATTATTAAAGATATTACCTCAAATATTAATACGAAAAATTTTAAAGTAATTGAAGATAGAGAAACAGCAATAAAATCAGCAATTAACGAAAGTGAAGAAAATGCTGTAATACTTATTGCCGGGAAAGGACACGAAAATTATCAGGAGATCAGCGGAGTAAGAAATTATTTCTCCGATAAAGAAACCGCTGAAAAATATTTATAA
- a CDS encoding UDP-N-acetylmuramoyl-tripeptide--D-alanyl-D-alanine ligase, whose product MKLTLIDIFNLNSAVIYNPDLYRTVNSVSTDTRTIKKNSLFVAIKGKNFDGHNYIQEAIKKGASAILVNKNKLSSLDFVDLPIISVSNTIKAYGELANIIRNKFSGKVISITGSNGKTTTKEMIAHLLSAKYKVHKTVSNNNNNIGVPLTILTAPNNSEIMVLEHGTNHFGEIEFTAKIAQPDYGLITNIGSSHLQYLISAEKVYEEKTKLFDYVKSNGNVFINADDKFLKNQIKVRKNSITYGSRKNLDLSYEIVSISNDSKYKININGLNKNFNIVIPLLGKANIQNIITAIAVALKLGLSKAEIINSIKTLKPVKGRLCEFDFNQFTIIDDTYNANPESVKNALDVLRTFGKRKNKILLLGDMFELGDETENIHSELAANIKKTKINLLLSIGKNTKVLNNSKKLGAIKGIHFNNRNKLHSYLESLDLKDSVILVKGSRGMKMEEFVETIKRKNA is encoded by the coding sequence ATGAAATTAACCTTAATAGACATATTTAATCTTAATTCAGCTGTAATCTATAATCCGGATTTATATAGAACAGTTAATTCAGTCTCAACCGATACACGAACAATCAAAAAGAATTCTTTATTTGTCGCTATTAAAGGCAAAAATTTTGACGGTCACAATTATATTCAAGAAGCCATTAAAAAAGGCGCCTCAGCAATATTAGTTAACAAAAATAAATTATCATCATTGGATTTTGTCGATTTGCCGATAATCTCAGTCAGTAATACAATTAAAGCTTATGGTGAATTGGCAAATATCATCAGAAATAAATTTTCCGGTAAGGTCATTTCAATTACAGGCAGCAACGGAAAAACAACAACAAAAGAAATGATTGCTCATTTACTTTCGGCTAAATATAAAGTTCATAAAACAGTTTCAAATAATAATAATAATATTGGCGTTCCGCTTACAATATTAACCGCACCAAATAACTCGGAAATAATGGTGCTTGAGCATGGTACAAATCACTTTGGCGAAATTGAATTTACTGCAAAAATCGCGCAGCCTGATTATGGGCTAATAACCAACATTGGTTCATCTCATCTGCAGTATTTGATATCAGCTGAAAAAGTTTACGAAGAAAAAACAAAACTTTTTGATTATGTGAAATCAAACGGAAATGTTTTTATAAACGCTGATGATAAATTCTTAAAGAACCAAATTAAGGTTAGAAAGAATTCAATTACATATGGTTCGCGTAAAAATCTAGATTTAAGTTATGAAATCGTGAGCATTTCAAATGATTCTAAGTATAAAATAAATATTAACGGTTTAAATAAAAATTTCAATATTGTAATTCCTTTATTGGGAAAAGCCAATATTCAAAATATAATTACAGCAATAGCGGTAGCATTAAAATTAGGTTTAAGTAAAGCTGAAATAATTAATTCAATAAAAACACTGAAGCCCGTAAAAGGCAGATTATGTGAATTTGACTTCAATCAATTTACTATTATTGATGATACATATAATGCGAATCCCGAAAGTGTAAAAAACGCTTTGGATGTTTTAAGAACTTTTGGAAAGAGAAAAAACAAGATTCTTTTACTTGGTGATATGTTCGAGCTTGGGGACGAGACCGAAAATATACATTCTGAACTCGCTGCAAATATTAAGAAAACGAAGATAAATTTATTGTTGTCAATTGGTAAAAACACAAAAGTTCTTAATAATTCAAAAAAATTAGGTGCGATTAAGGGAATTCATTTTAACAATAGAAATAAACTTCATTCATATCTTGAGTCATTGGACTTAAAAGATTCCGTGATTTTAGTTAAAGGTTCGCGCGGTATGAAAATGGAAGAATTTGTTGAAACAATTAAAAGGAAAAATGCCTGA
- a CDS encoding phospho-N-acetylmuramoyl-pentapeptide-transferase has translation MLYHLFNYLNELYAPPGFGIFKFLSFRSALAAITGLFLAFYVGPKIINYLRIKQIGETIRELGPQTHKLKAGTPTMGGVIIIFSVVVPVLLWADINSIYIILVLVGTLWLGVVGFIDDYMKVVMKKSKGLIARYKLLGQILIGIVVGCSIYFLPEFSEYNTQTTLPFMKNLNFDFSYFYIPMVIFIITATSNAVNLTDGLDGLAIGSMIIVMLAVAILSYVSGNKIYADYLNVIYLPGSGELTVFIAAFIGAGLGFLWFNFYPAQVFMGDTGSLALGGAFGIIAILIKKELLIPILGGVFFLETISVIIQRLYFKYTKKRTGEGKRVFKMAPIHHHYELMGWAEPKIVIRFYIVTIILVIISLASFKIR, from the coding sequence ATGTTATATCACCTTTTTAATTATTTGAACGAACTTTATGCCCCTCCCGGATTCGGCATTTTCAAATTCTTATCATTTAGATCTGCATTGGCTGCCATAACCGGATTATTTTTAGCGTTTTACGTAGGCCCAAAAATAATCAACTATCTGAGAATAAAACAGATTGGCGAAACAATAAGAGAATTGGGACCTCAAACTCACAAGCTGAAAGCAGGCACGCCGACTATGGGCGGTGTAATTATCATTTTTTCTGTTGTTGTTCCTGTTTTGTTATGGGCAGATATAAACAGCATTTATATAATTTTAGTATTAGTCGGGACTTTATGGTTAGGTGTAGTTGGATTTATTGATGATTATATGAAAGTTGTAATGAAGAAATCAAAAGGTTTGATTGCGCGATATAAATTGTTAGGTCAAATTTTAATTGGAATTGTTGTAGGATGTTCAATTTATTTCCTGCCGGAATTTAGTGAATACAATACACAAACAACCTTGCCGTTTATGAAAAATTTGAATTTTGATTTTTCATATTTCTATATACCGATGGTAATTTTCATTATAACAGCTACTTCAAACGCCGTTAATTTAACGGATGGATTAGATGGATTGGCAATCGGCTCAATGATAATTGTAATGTTGGCGGTGGCAATTCTAAGTTACGTTTCCGGAAATAAAATTTACGCGGATTATCTTAACGTGATTTATTTACCGGGTTCAGGAGAACTTACAGTTTTTATTGCCGCATTTATAGGCGCAGGTTTAGGCTTTTTGTGGTTTAATTTTTATCCTGCACAAGTTTTCATGGGTGATACCGGATCATTAGCGCTTGGCGGAGCTTTCGGCATAATTGCAATATTAATTAAGAAAGAATTATTAATCCCCATTTTGGGCGGCGTATTTTTCCTTGAAACAATATCGGTAATTATTCAAAGGCTTTATTTCAAGTATACAAAAAAAAGAACCGGTGAGGGTAAGCGTGTTTTTAAAATGGCGCCCATTCACCATCATTATGAATTAATGGGTTGGGCTGAACCGAAAATCGTAATTAGGTTTTATATAGTAACTATCATATTAGTAATAATTAGTTTGGCTTCATTCAAGATACGTTAA
- a CDS encoding UDP-N-acetylmuramoyl-L-alanine--D-glutamate ligase, whose translation MEIKDKKISILGAVRSGLSAAKLAKIKGAIPFVSDMNDNPEIRNNVEILNELKINFELGGHSEKIYDCDFIITSPGVPSDSEVLVKAKENDIKIISEIEFAYWFCEGKIIAITGTNGKTTTTSLCTHVLNCSDVTAYAAGNIGIPFSEIVTQVKKDEYVVLEVSSFQLDFIDKFAPDYAVMLNITPDHLDRYENRFDLYIKSKMRIIKNQNEKHNFIYNGDDENIPIGYVSNKVNLFAFSLDKSISNGCYLDDDWIVFANDGFEEDVCTIEDLSLKGEHNLMNSMAVISTAMLIGIDKEKLVEALGSFKGVEHRLEFVREINGIKFINDSKATNVDSVWYALRSFDEPIYLILGGKDKGNNYNDIKEEVKKRVKKIYAIGSSAQKVYEFFKNIKPVGIVDSLAAAVEHGLADAAVGDIVLLSPACASFDMFKNYEDRGTQFKSIVNNR comes from the coding sequence ATGGAAATTAAAGATAAAAAAATAAGTATTCTAGGTGCAGTAAGAAGCGGATTAAGTGCTGCAAAACTTGCTAAAATCAAAGGAGCAATTCCATTTGTCAGCGATATGAATGATAATCCGGAAATTAGAAATAACGTTGAAATTCTTAATGAGTTGAAAATAAATTTTGAACTGGGCGGTCATTCAGAGAAAATTTATGATTGTGATTTTATAATAACAAGCCCGGGTGTTCCATCTGATTCTGAAGTATTAGTTAAAGCAAAAGAAAATGATATTAAAATAATCAGCGAAATTGAATTTGCATATTGGTTCTGTGAAGGTAAAATAATTGCAATAACCGGAACAAATGGAAAAACGACAACAACAAGTCTTTGCACGCATGTTTTAAATTGCTCAGATGTTACTGCTTATGCCGCAGGCAACATTGGTATTCCGTTTTCCGAAATTGTTACTCAAGTTAAAAAAGACGAATACGTTGTTCTCGAAGTCTCAAGTTTTCAGCTTGACTTTATTGACAAATTTGCGCCGGATTATGCTGTAATGCTGAATATTACGCCTGATCATTTAGACAGATATGAAAATAGATTTGATTTATATATTAAATCAAAAATGAGAATAATCAAAAATCAAAATGAAAAACATAACTTTATTTATAATGGAGATGATGAAAATATTCCGATAGGATATGTTTCAAACAAAGTGAATTTGTTTGCTTTTTCATTAGATAAAAGTATTAGCAACGGCTGTTATCTTGATGATGATTGGATTGTTTTTGCCAATGATGGTTTTGAAGAAGATGTATGTACAATTGAAGATTTGTCACTTAAGGGAGAACACAATTTAATGAATTCCATGGCTGTGATTTCAACCGCAATGCTTATTGGAATTGATAAAGAAAAATTAGTAGAGGCTTTAGGATCATTTAAAGGTGTTGAGCATAGATTGGAATTTGTAAGAGAAATAAATGGTATTAAATTCATTAATGATTCAAAAGCGACAAATGTTGATTCTGTTTGGTATGCGCTGAGAAGTTTTGATGAACCGATATATCTTATTCTAGGCGGTAAAGACAAAGGAAATAATTACAACGATATAAAAGAAGAAGTAAAGAAAAGAGTAAAGAAAATTTATGCAATAGGATCTTCTGCTCAAAAGGTTTATGAGTTCTTTAAAAATATTAAACCGGTAGGAATTGTAGATTCTTTAGCAGCGGCCGTAGAACATGGTTTAGCTGATGCCGCAGTTGGTGATATTGTTCTTCTTTCACCGGCATGTGCAAGTTTTGATATGTTTAAAAATTATGAAGATCGTGGAACTCAATTTAAATCAATAGTAAATAACAGATAA
- a CDS encoding FtsW/RodA/SpoVE family cell cycle protein: protein MKNLARTLIGIVIFLIILGTIIIFSARGYSFFISHISKVIFASAAFVLFAVIPYKYYKEISKYMLMGIILALIYTLFSPAVKGASRWMNLGFMSFQPSEFAKIFLLIHLAVLIEKKGEMIKDFNNGLLYMLLWIGVVSLLIFIQPNVSTTIIVVSTSFILLFVGGARISHLSGIIGSVGAIGALGAMALPHSRARILGFVKSITEGGSINLQVLQSKIALGSGGFFGLGIGQSRQSDLFLPEPHNDFVFSVVGEELGFLGALAILFAYMAIFFVGLLIAKKAKDEFGQLLAFGISFTIVMSAFIHVGVGLGLLPTTGITLPFISFGGTSIIIFSISLGILINIAMISGKHREMRRART from the coding sequence ATGAAAAATTTAGCTAGAACTTTAATTGGAATTGTAATATTTCTCATAATACTTGGAACAATAATAATCTTTTCCGCTAGAGGTTATTCATTCTTTATATCGCACATAAGCAAGGTTATTTTTGCCAGTGCGGCATTTGTTTTATTCGCGGTAATTCCTTATAAATATTACAAGGAAATTAGCAAGTATATGCTAATGGGAATTATTCTTGCGCTAATTTATACATTATTCTCGCCTGCCGTAAAAGGCGCTTCACGATGGATGAATTTAGGTTTTATGAGTTTTCAGCCTTCTGAATTTGCAAAGATATTTTTATTGATTCACCTTGCAGTGCTAATTGAAAAGAAAGGTGAAATGATAAAAGATTTTAATAATGGTTTACTTTATATGCTGCTGTGGATTGGTGTTGTAAGTCTTTTAATTTTTATTCAGCCGAATGTTAGTACAACAATTATAGTGGTTTCAACATCATTTATTTTATTATTTGTCGGTGGTGCACGAATCTCTCACTTAAGCGGAATAATTGGTTCAGTTGGAGCAATTGGCGCTTTAGGAGCGATGGCACTGCCACATTCTAGAGCAAGAATTTTAGGTTTTGTTAAAAGCATAACCGAAGGCGGCAGTATAAATTTGCAAGTGCTTCAATCAAAAATTGCTTTAGGCAGCGGCGGATTTTTTGGGTTAGGTATAGGTCAAAGCAGACAAAGCGATTTATTTTTACCGGAGCCGCATAACGATTTTGTTTTTTCAGTTGTTGGCGAAGAACTTGGTTTTTTAGGTGCTCTTGCAATTTTATTTGCGTATATGGCAATATTTTTTGTTGGATTATTAATTGCAAAAAAAGCAAAAGATGAATTTGGTCAATTGCTGGCATTTGGAATTTCATTTACAATAGTGATGAGTGCATTTATACACGTTGGTGTTGGACTTGGACTACTTCCGACCACCGGTATAACATTGCCATTTATAAGTTTTGGCGGTACATCTATAATTATATTTTCAATTTCATTGGGGATTCTAATAAATATTGCAATGATATCCGGCAAACACAGAGAAATGAGAAGAGCTAGGACATGA